DNA sequence from the Phoenix dactylifera cultivar Barhee BC4 chromosome 13, palm_55x_up_171113_PBpolish2nd_filt_p, whole genome shotgun sequence genome:
aattttgccgctagccagccccagcggcggacgtcggactccctccttgacatcaaacaaaaggagggagagtccttcaaggagtacttggatcggtttactgccgcaacatgggaagtccgggagctggaccagtcaatcgccatgtcggcactaaagactagagcccggtcttacaggttcctcttctctatcgagaagaagttccctgcggacctcaccgaaatgttgacccgagctcgcaagtacgccaaggctgaggaagccatggTCTCTCGGCGGGAGGAAGCCGAACGACCtgccaagatgcagaagaagcaccaggagcactcccaaccaagtagcagattcccctggcatgagaaagagcctccttggcccaagagcctagctcgcccggggtctcccctccaaaaatttcagacgtacactcctctcacatccacccgagcagaaatcctcatggagattgagggtcggggctacctccgacctccattgagaatgcgtccgacagagtcgcggaagcactcgaaaaagtactgccgcttccaccgagatcgcggccatgatacggaggattgctatgagcttcgtgatgagatcgaggcacttgtccgccgaggtcggttgagttattttgtccGTGATCATGCCTACAGGAGAGAGCCCGAGGAACAAAATCCAGTGCCTCATAAGGAGCAGAATGACCACTGACCTCTCACGGGCATCATCAATACCATCAGAGGGCGGGCAACTAGAGGTACCAGAAGCTCCGAGCTCGGAAAAAAGAGCTTCCTCAAAGCATCCGTGCTCTGTGAAAGTCACATCTCTTTTTCTGATGAAGACCAAAAGGGTGTTGAGCCCTCTTTATGACGACGCTGTAGCTATTTCCCTCATCATTGCAAGGTTTTAAAAAAGGATTTTAGTACATCATGAAAGCTCGGCTGATACCTTATTTTGTATGCCTTCCAAAGGATGAGCGCTCCTCTGGCTAGATTCATAGGAGATTCTACCCCAAGAAAGTACTATGAAGCTAAATCCTTTCATggtccagaaggctgccgagctcagaaggccgccgagctcagaaggccgagctccgaaggccgccgagcttagaaggccgagcaccaaaggccgccgagctcagaaggctgccaagctcCGAAGCCCAAGCTCCGAAGCCCGAATGCAGAACACCTCccccagaaaatcgagccaaagaaagctagtGCCAAGCTAAGTCTtaagggacttcgaagctcggaagccattaaaatatctccaaaaggtacagaacgccactttggcttcaaataatttcaatattttatctatttctaggtcggagaatccaaaaaacgaccAACGTCGCCCCGAATAGGGCGCATGATCGCCAACGGACGAGGTCCGTCTCCTGTATGCGTCTCCAATGATGCTCTAGCTAAGCTCGGGACGccgattcgacgccattcgacgccattcgacgacacttcgacgccattcgacgccattcgacgccattcgacgacattcgacgccattcgacgacattcgacgccattcgacgccattcgacgacacttcgacgccattcgacgccattcgacgacacttcgacgccattcgacgccattcgacgacacttcgacgccattcgacgacattcgacgccattcgacgccattcgacgacattcgacgccattcgacgacacttcgacgccattcgacgacacttcgacgccattcgacgacattcaacgccattcgacgcctttcaacgccattcgacgcctcctacaacaagccaaagaaggccgctgagtcaACCTGGAGCACTTAAAACTCCAACTGCATtagaggtacaccctacttggtACGTACATCTCTAtacatatttggctatattacaggatgatcgacgactggactacttccttcgtccgagccaaaaagcagctcgaactcggaagtcggggggtagtgttgggggaaaaatggaccaccccacaaatgcaattatagcacccaaatccgtcagcaagatcgagctcatctaagtgatcgggctcttccgcttgcaagctcatctaagtgattgggctcttccgctctcgagctcatccaagtgatcgggctcttccgctctcgagctcatccaagtggtcgggctcttccgctcccaAGCTCATCGGCcaaaccgagctcagaaggccgagccgagctcataggcagccgagctcagaaggctgccgagcacagaaggctgccgagctcagaaggctgccgaggccgagctcagaaggctgccgaggccgagctcagaaggctgccgagcacagaaggctgccgagctcagaaggctgccgaggccgagctccgaaggctgccgagcacagaaggttgccgagctcagaaggctgccgagcacagaaggctgccgaggccgagctcagaaggccgagcacagaaggtcgtgctgacctcagaaggccgacctcgtcgtctgtatgctgcggccatgccctgcagcagtctcaccgcaccatgctttgcttgccggccacgccacgacatatcaatcaggaaccataccctgctacgactgtcaacgcctcaccattcccaagaatgtactgcactgcgcgccacaagcaagctctggctacgcgccatctcctcccatgatgggaacgggccatccacggcaactcattacttcacacgcccacgtccaatcgtgacggtaacccattaattcgcccagtcacatcacaggtaatcctgccactctccctataaaaagggaggcttcttcctcccgagGGGGGACTCCTCCGAACTCTAATTTTCTGGCTTGGACTGCTACATACGAACtacatctccttctccaaaattaagcccccctctgacttaagcatcggagggccggcgccggggagcccggccaccggttttccttgcaggacttgcacaccccccgcggcggaggacgcagccagccggcgcaccgccgcccGCCTCCCACagtagcggagctcctccttccccggcttcacggcggcccccgggtccaatttccagcaacaactaTAAACCCTCCTTGGTAGTTGTTAACCCAGCATGGACATGGCATGCAAGGGAATAACAATAGCAAGTTTAGGACTTTCTTATCTACCTAAATTGATTTTTTGCATTCACATATCTTTCATTGTATtctaaataatttatttattattagcaGATTACGCAGctctaatttaaaataaatttaatttacatCATAAGTCTCTCAATTATCCcattcatcaatatcaccagGAGAATATTGATGGCCTTGACCAAATTATTTAAAAACATCATTACTTTAAAATATTGCGACCAAAAATAATGATGCAAAATATGATTAAAGAGAGATAGCTTTTTAACAGTCTCATGCTTCATCATAATCTGCATGCAAATCAAATTTTAAGATAATCGTTCCACTTAACCCCATAAGACATGTTGCATTTAGAGCGATCgctatgtaatttttttttttttgtccgaaTTTATCCTATTGTTCCTTGTGATGTTCCATTGCCTTCCACTAAAAGTTTGCAACAATTAAGTCAGGAAGAGGTAACATTTCCCAACTACCCATGGCGATGCTTCATACTCTTGCACCATAGAAAGCCTTTGTCTCTCATGGCCCAGCTTGCTAAAACAAATATACACAGAGAAAGATTTCTCAGTTCTAAGATTCAAAGTACATCAAACATCCCACATGGGCTTCTCCATTGCAGGACCATGGGCCGTCTGTTGCTGAAATGGATGCAGACCCTCCAACCTCTGCTGACGACCAACGCTTCCATACGCCATTGCTTGTTTTTGTTCATCCAAGCTCCTCTTATCTCCTCCAACACCCAGGAAGTCCACAGTCATCACATTCCCCTCACCTGGCTCGCGGCCGCGATGCTCCGCATTCTTCGAGAACCCATCATCACCGTTCATCAACATTCCGGCCACCGGCGCAATCACACCTGTGTAAAACCGATTAGGAGTCCCTCCTCTATTGATCCCAGCCAGCTGAGACTGCTCGCCTGGGGGCGTCAGATGATCAAACGGCCCATGGGCCTTCATTGGGCCATAAGGGTTTGTGCTAGAGACCCGGTCAGGCCCGGCCATTACAGAGGTGAAGCCCCTGTACATGATGTTGTTCCCACTGGTAGTTGCACCCATTTGGGCCGCTTTCTGTAAAAGAGCGGTCGCGGACATGTGGGCTGCTCCAGCCACCATTCGAGCCATATTGACATCACGGTGCCCATCGAAGCCCATTGGGCCACTCTCGCTGAACTGAAGGCTCGAGGAGGGAATGGTCCTTGGTGTTTCGGCCATGTCAAGAGGTTGTTGGGAGAATGGTGGGCTCTTCATGTCGCCAAGCCTGAATTCGGAGAGTCCAATGGAGGTGGCATCAGTGTCGACAACCATCTTGAGTTTTGGCGCCTGGCCTTGTAAGCTTGAGGCCATGGCGGCCATGAGTGGTTGGTTTAGCTTGCTGTTGTCTTGGGCCAAAGCATCACAGAAGGCTCTGTGGGTGATGAAGCTATCTCTCCTGTGAAACATGGAAGAAAAGATTGGAATTTTAAAAGGCAACAATGGAAGAAACCTTTTGCTCAAACTAAACAGTCACGATCATTTCAATGTAATAGTAGTGAAATGTTAAGGCATGTACAAATGCAACAAATTTTGTAAGGCATGTACAAATGAGAGTATAATGGTggactttgtctttctttttgaAAAGTTCAGGCATGTACAGATGCATGTATAATAAACAATCAACAATCTGATTGAGTCTGGTGCAACGAAGTTTGGAGAGAGATAATATGAATTACAACACAAATATGCCATCAAACTTGGTTCATGAGGGAAGTTTTACCTTAAAACTTGGTAGATATATGGGATAAACTGACTTTATTTGATATCTAATAGATCAGGCTAGATAAAAATCCTAAGTATAGAATAATGTTTAACAACAGAAATGGTTTCGACTCTCATAAAAACATGCATCGATGGGGAAGTGGGCTCGAATTGTAGGTAAAAATCAGGCTTAATAAAATGGTTGTGGTTATGGCTATGGCTTGGCCTAAATGTTATGACCAAACCAAATTTTACATGGCTGATCATTTATTAGGACCAAGCAAAACCAAATGAGGGAAAACTAGATGGCCTGGAAATGTAATTACTGCAGTTGGCCTATTTCTAGTGTTTGAATTGTGACACGGGGTTGTGTCTTCTGTGTGAAAAAACATTCACCTCCATTCAAGCGAGTCCACCGTTGGACCGAGCAATGGTTGCTTCGAGATATGTGCAAATGGATGAATGAAAAAATTCCAACTGCTTTGAGATATGCATGGAGCGCGATCTAATGGGCGATCTGGCAAAAGAAAATTGACCATTCTTTcatgtgaaagatacaacccgaaccctTAAATTATGCAGGAGTATGGTCGCACATAACCCTACAAATGTAGCTCATAAGCTCTAGGGTGACCGGCGGATAGAATGACTGCTAAGTTGCAGACTTGCAGTATTTAGTAAATGGTTTGAGAATTTATCAGTCACATCTAATATGGTTGGTGTTATTATATTTCTGTGACTCGAGTTATTTAGCATCCCTAGTTTCTAGAAAACATAGGGGAGTGAACGGATGATGTGTGGGttggaaaaatccaatttgtctATGTCAAAGGTGACGGCATGATCTAATATTCTATAAAAGTTGGACTTCAAATTCTGCATGGAGAGGGTAGCAGCCACGCTTTCTACGTCTGCCACTATAAATATGTTCAAAGTTTGAAGTCGAAAAGGACCTCAGGATAAGGTCAAAGTTTTTGAGCTCATGCGTTGCCCAAGGACGCAAGAACATGGACTTATCTGGTCCAGACTCAAACTTTCCTATTTTATATACCTTtgtaaagaaatataaaaatatataaataaaattatctcaccctatcagcttaagcttttaggacaaACAGTGATTTTAACATGATATCAGAGTAGAGGTCTTGAGTTCGAACCCTGTTTCCACACTCTTTAaccttattattaaaaaattcacATGTTGGGCTCACTCATTAAAAGAGAAGTCCGACCCACGTATGAGGAAGAGTgtgagaaaatataaaaatatataaataaatctatcttatcctatcagcttaagctaTTACCATCATGCTGCTATCGAGTGATATAGTAATTGTCACAACAATGATTTAATCTACCATAATCTTTTGATTACACAATGCTATCATTCCACTTGCCAATCCCATCAGGATGGTCAAATCATACCATCAAATATCCAATTGATGAGGAGTGAAATCAAATTGTGATGCCTAGACCTCGGGCCTCTAGTGATTCATTGAATTCTCAACATTTTAATTTCCATGTTTCGTACTAGTCCTTCATTTGGTCAGAGCACGCTTTGTTCTTTGTTTGCTTGCATAGCCCCTATttcctataaaaaaaaaagaagagtagAGTTGCATGCTCCCCTATCTTGGCCCCTTTCAAAGCAAATGAGTACCGAGTCCACTATGCGTTTAGAATATGTACCAACTCTAGCACATTCCACATGCCCGAGTTCTTGAAGAATCCTAGGAATGTTAATCTCTAACCAACCATGATTTGTTTTAAATCCTAATACTACAAGAGCAAATTCTTACGAATAGCTCTACAACTAAACTTTGAGGACCTGTGCAAGCGTATCTTTaattccacatcggttattcgctggatagatcttgagtacttacacaggatcaaggaacccaactAAAACCTTCCAACTAGCCATTTGGGTGAGGTCATGGGTTGTTACCTCTACAACTAAACATTTTAAACTATTAATTAAGAAATATAATGAACAAAGAATGGGAATTAATTAACCTGGAGAAGATGGTGCCACAGTCACACTTGTACTCCCTAGTTCCACAGATTCTGGAGTGAGCCTTCCAATCTGATTGCACCGCATACTTCTTGGAGCATTTGTCACACTTCCACTTCTTTTCTCCGTGTTTTCGGCAGTAGTGCTTCTTGATCCCAGTGAGATCACCGAGGGCACGACTTGGGTTGTGATGCACACAAGCGGGTTCGGGGCATATATACACCTTTTTTTGGATCACTGTACTTGTTCTCTGCTTTAGCTTCCATGGAAGGTTGTGGCCTCGACGATGCAATTGGAGGTTTTGGTCCCTCTGGAAGCCCTTGTGGCAAATTTCGCAGATAAACCGGTTGGTTGCCATTAGGGTTTTTGGTGATAAAGCAATCACCTCCGCAGCCGGGTCTACATATCATTATTAAAAGATGTCATCATCTTTATAAGTTcctttcatttctttctttatgCAAAATTAACTAATGATTATTacagaatttattttttcccttttggCATTAGCAGTCTCGAgaatgtaagaaaatataaaatatataaataaatctacctcattccattagcttaagcttttaggataagtagtgattttaacatggtatcagagcatgttGGGCTCATCCATTAAAAAGAAAGTCTGGCCCATATGTGAAGaggagtgtaagaaaatataaaatatataaataaatctataatttCAACGGAGGATAAACGAGCTACTAAGGAAAGTTTTAGCCGACACATTCATAATCTTGCAAATTATGATGAGGTAAAGAGATAATTTTTTATTCCTTTTATAATTCTGGTATAATAACATATTATGAGTATCACAAAAATAAGCAATATATTTATATGTGCACAAGCTTACtgagcctttttcttcttttaaagaAAGATGAGCTGATTGTAAGTTGATCTCAATGATACCTCACATAACTCATAGACTGCCAGAGCTTACTTATCATAAAGTAGATAATAAATGTGGAGTGATTATTCTTACAGCTTACtcagatttatgatttttttttttctgaatggaGTATTGATACTCGGAACACAAATTAGCACACATATGacggtttctttttcttcttcttcttcctttgataaaAGTACATAAGACTAGTTTCTAATTAGCTTAATATCAGATGTGGTTTAGAAAATTAAAGATGGAAAATATATACAATTCTTAGTTCATGAAAATGGAAGTCGTTGTCTCCTTTGTAATTGGTCAGCTTAAATATGTCTCGATATGTATATGTTATAGATGCCACAGAAATACTAATGTTCATTCAAGTTGGTTATTAGATTCAACATCTGATTTTTTACATGATCATCTTTATTTAAGATTAGCACCCCAAACTGATGGAAGAAGACATGTACACAATAATTATTGATTCTTCCCGTAAAAATTTAATTGGAATCATCACATAACTTCAAAACAAGAGAGCAAGAGGAGATGACCATAGATAGAGAAGGTCACTATTTTACTCGCTCGAGAATGCCGACAAGTGAGAACATTTTTGTGGGACAAACTGGGGGTAGCTGAAAATTAATACACCAAAAGATTGTAACGAATCTTCCTGCTCTCCTCCTCCTAGTTATCAACTATGCCATTCAAAAACAGTTCATTAGAAACCCAGAACAGTTTGCCACTTGtcactttttttttcatgttcttCAGAACAAATGAGATGCAGACGAGCTAATTAACGGTCGCTGTAATTATTGAAATTCCGGACCAATAATTGAACTCTTTTACCcaccaaaaaacaaaaacaaagagTTTCTTTCTTCAGTTTTAATCTTTtttattgaaagaaaaaatcatACTAAGTTTGAAATCTTCACTTGGTTTCTTGATTCTAAtataaagggaaaagaaagaacggAGCTAGTTAACCACCTGGAGTTCCTGGGAGGTTCCGTTTCTTCTTGACAGCCGGCGGTGGTGGCAGCCGTGAAGTGGAGACATCACTGTTAGCTCCGGCAGCCTCCGGGCCGTCGAAAAGATGGTGATGGAGCTGCTGTTGTTCATGGTGCTGATGGACTTCATCATCTTCTCCTGTGTTGATCCCAGAAGAGAAGCTCTCACCGTCTCCTGTTATGTTTGACATGAATAACaaactcctccctctctctctctctctcttttcttattctcttcttatttccttgttttcttcactcctcttcctctttctgTTTCTGACTTCATGTTGGTGGCGATGGgtattctttcttttattgtagGTGGAGAGGACACCCAAGGTATTTCAAAATggttttgttatttatttttttctgcatatataatttattatggCTCAGAGGAAGACAAAGTCTTCAATTACTTCGGTGAATGAGATCTTCTGATTGCAACCGTGTCTCCTGGAATGCCCTCCTACCTCTTCCCCCTCTCTTTGTTTTCCCACTATAGGGCTACTTCCATGCTTTATAGCATGGGGAGATCAAATTAAAATACACTCTTTATGTTTATCTACCTTCAgagatattttttaaatatttttatttgttctAGACATGGGAATGCATTTATGGGCCTTGTACACATACTATGTACATAGGTAAATAAAAATGCTAAAAGTTTGGCACTTGTCACTATTAATATTGCATCATCTTGTCTCTTTATTTTGTTGCTTCCTTGTAGTCAATATATTGGAACATTGGCTGAGCCAAAGGTAGTTGGTAGATTGCATGGTATGTTTTGTAACCCATGTAAAAGGTTGATTTGGACTCGCTTGGCTTGTGGGGTTTTGTGAGGTTGTTTATTTGGACACTAGAAATGGATGAAATATTGATCATTAGGGATATATTCACATGCACCGCCTGGATATTTGGGTCAAAGAGACCTCGTGAGTGTTTGGGATTTGGAAGATAAAGTGGAATGCCTCCTTTTATGCTCAGAAATTTTTCTAATGGATGATTGGATTGCATGCCAAACGATTCATCCCATCTGGACGGGAttcattttatatatataaagaaaactGAGGAACCAAGTAAAAGTTTCCCAACATTAAAAACCCTTGAggtgttttcaaaacttaagtCACTAAATTGACTTTCTGGTGCCATCTATTTATCATGAATATATAAGATAGATGATACGAGTTATCCAATATGCCAAAACTTCTGTTGAATATGCCATATAGATTCATGTCATGCCTGTTAATCCACAATATACTTCCAAAGCCAGTATTGTTATCTATTTTTATCGATGAAAATTGCTTGTTAGTACGCTAATGCGACAAATCATCACAGCAGTAatacttttctcttttcttttctattccCCCCTTCTATAATAGTGTAGGAAGATGGCAGGAGCAATATAAATCACtttcgaaaaaaaaatgaatcaacaAAGATAATTTGAAGTAGTTGGGATAATCTTCCATAGTTATAATTAAGTGACAAGATAAGATCAGAATGATGAAAGGGTTTGCCATTACTCCTGCAATTCCACAGAAATATCTCCAATTGGATCATTGGATCATGAAATGGCATTAGCAAATTATAGCAGTAGCAACTTTTGGACCACTTGGCAAAACTTTTGGAGAAACACAGAATGCAGACATGATTTCCTCTTGAGAAACTGATCAATACTTAGAATCTTTCTATCTACTAAATTCATTTCTTTTTAAAGCTAACATAAACATGTTTCTGCTGCGATAAAAAAGATTAGGAGTTAAGATAGCAGCATACTAATTTGCTCGAAATGCAAGGACATTTGATTATTCTATTAACATATATGGGGGATTTTGCTGTAAAATTCCACTTCATTTTTATTGCTGCAATAACAGatggtttcttttctttttttctttctttgtttttgcaGAAATAGACTGTATATCACCTTATGAGGCCATCATTCCTCTATATACATGCACAAATTTAGTTTGATAGATATATATTGATAACAGATGTATACATAATACAAGTTTATGAACATGtaaaactattttaaaaatataatgattcaaataaaatctaaaatagGCTACAAGTATAAAAATGTAAAAGTATTCTACTTTTACAGAAACTAGAAAAGAGGATTTTGTGAATTGGGTGCTGCTCCAGCAATCATGTATTGCCCCTACAAGCAAATACTTTGGGTTACAATATCAACTGGTTCAACCTCAACTATCTAAACATAAATAGTTCTacaaattattaattttatataaatgtcccctgacaaaagaaaaaaaaaaacagaatagCAAGATAATTGATCTCAGTGATCACGAATCAACCATCTAAGTGATGGCCTTATCGAAGGTCCAGATAGTTTTTTGAGAGAATAGAGTACAAAGGAAAACTAGAACTTGCCTATGTAATTAACAAAAACTATTAGTTAATTGTTTGTCTTTCACAATTAAGAGATAGCTACGAAACGGTACTACATGAGACATCATCTTCGCAGCTCAGAATTAAAATTTTGGTAGAAACATTTCTTAGAGCCAGCAATAAGCTGAAGCACCAGCCTATTTTCTTTGTAGATTCTATACAGTCCACTGAGATGTCTTATTACCATTGGCCATGCCACTAATAAATGCCATTAGTTTCCAAAGTCGGGCAGTTATTGTTTAACCACttcaataagaaaataaagtcCCATATTCAACATTACTTCCACCATTAGCTTATTGTGATATGGAATTACCACATTGAACCAAGAGCACCAGAATACAGAGTGTATAAAGAAAATGGTTAGCATAAATTGCACGGACACGATCCTTTTGTCTTGCTCGATCATGATGATCTAATGGCCTAGGTTGGAATGAGGTCACATAAGAGGCATGTCAATGTTGTTTGTTCATATCCTGTAAAAGGTATAGGAAGATTCCTCGCATGGCCTCACCTTGGCTGATCTCATGTGTTAATGAATGCTACACTCTCCAAAGCCATATAAAATTAGAGAATATATGGTTGATGTCCttagatgtaaaacaatatctCCCATATGTGACAAAGTTTATGTTAGTTTAATACCTAATGTATTTTTTAGTGTAGATTAGCTCTCCCTTCCGTTCTACTCTCTTCCATTTGCAATAGCTACTCGTGACCCTCTAgttcaataatttaatatagTTTTATTAAGACGTTGTACAAACGATAATGGAGGCATGAATACAACTTGCATACGATTGTAGGGGCTAATGTCTATTGGATCAGAGAGGCATGATAGATTTAAAAGGAGTAGATGGCTACATCTTCCTACAAACGAGCTTCTCATTTTACAGAATTATCAATGGCAGACACCATGTACATGATTGATTGGGGCAAATGTtttcaaattatattttgaGAAATTTGGTGGTACCAAATTTTCAAATTAATGAAGGAGGTTTCCATGAAATAATTTTTGATGATTTGAAAATGTTTCTTATTTAATTAAATGGATGTGATTTTGATATTGCAATATATTAATCAATGAATATTTTAAACACTCGAAAAACTTGCAAATTTCACACATAAAAGTTAAGTTCgtctttcaaaaaaagaaaaaaaagttaagTTCATTTTTCACTTTACTATGAATCATTGTTTCACttcactttttttctttttatatgctTTGGCTAAAAATGCTTAGCTTGTATATGTTAAACAACTATGTTGTGGAGAAAAGTAGTCATCTTTTTTACTATTTTCTTAGGTGTTTCCT
Encoded proteins:
- the LOC103707295 gene encoding zinc finger protein GAI-ASSOCIATED FACTOR 1-like, which encodes MSNITGDGESFSSGINTGEDDEVHQHHEQQQLHHHLFDGPEAAGANSDVSTSRLPPPPAVKKKRNLPGTPDPAAEVIALSPKTLMATNRFICEICHKGFQRDQNLQLHRRGHNLPWKLKQRTSTVIQKKVYICPEPACVHHNPSRALGDLTGIKKHYCRKHGEKKWKCDKCSKKYAVQSDWKAHSRICGTREYKCDCGTIFSRRDSFITHRAFCDALAQDNSKLNQPLMAAMASSLQGQAPKLKMVVDTDATSIGLSEFRLGDMKSPPFSQQPLDMAETPRTIPSSSLQFSESGPMGFDGHRDVNMARMVAGAAHMSATALLQKAAQMGATTSGNNIMYRGFTSVMAGPDRVSSTNPYGPMKAHGPFDHLTPPGEQSQLAGINRGGTPNRFYTGVIAPVAGMLMNGDDGFSKNAEHRGREPGEGNVMTVDFLGVGGDKRSLDEQKQAMAYGSVGRQQRLEGLHPFQQQTAHGPAMEKPMWDV